One window of Lytechinus variegatus isolate NC3 chromosome 2, Lvar_3.0, whole genome shotgun sequence genomic DNA carries:
- the LOC121407243 gene encoding histone H3, embryonic-like, producing MARTKQTARKSTGGKAPRKQLATKAARKSAPATGGVKKPHRFRPGTVALREIRRYQKSTELLIRKLPFQRLIREIAQDFKTELRFQSSAVLALQEASEAYLVGLFEDTNLCAIHAKRVTIMPKDIQLARRIRGERA from the exons ATGGCACGTACCAAGCAGACGGCACGAAAATCAACTGGCGGGAAGGCGCCAAGAAAACAACTTGCAACGAAAGCGGCTAGAAAGAGTGCTCCCGCAACGGGTGGAGTGAAGAAGCCTCATCGATTTAGACCAG GAACCGTTGCATTACGAGAGATCCGTCGCTATCAGAAGAGCACAGAACTGCTCATCCGTAAGCTCCCATTCCAGCGACTCATCCGTGAGATTGCTCAAGACTTCAAGACCGAGCTCCGCTTTCAGAGTTCTGCCGTTCTGGCGCTTCAAGAGGCCAGCGAAGCCTACCTCGTCGGTCTCTTCGAGGACACCAACCTGTGCGCCATCCACGCCAAGCGCGTCACCATCATGCCCAAGGACATTCAGCTTGCCCGACGTATCCGTGGCGAGAGAGCATAG